The Capricornis sumatraensis isolate serow.1 chromosome 15, serow.2, whole genome shotgun sequence DNA segment ACATTCCACATTCCCCAGCAGTGTGGGGGCCAACTCAAGTTTACAATTCTGACTCAAAAAATCACCCTGCTTCTAGCTTATCTGAATCCTCTGCCCCTCACTCCTATTTATTAAGCGCCACACTACCCAGGAGATACACTAGCAAATTGTGCAACTGAATAAAACCCACACTTTCCATTTAGATTCTTGCAACTGTATCATATGTAATAGTATCACTTTTTCTACATTTTGGTCAAATAAATTTTTACAtaaactccaaaaaaaaaaaaaaagagagatggatgcttctattaagaaagtgaaacaaGCTTTTGCTGAATTGCagacggggtcacacagagttggacacgactgaagtgacttagcagcagcagcagcagagctgtttAATGGATTGGGAAGTGGCGTTGCTTGCTGAAATGGACAAAGAGAAAGGTGAAATAATGGAAATTTTGCCTAACCGTCAAAAGAAAGCCGAACTTCTAAAGAAAATGACTGATGTGGCTGTTCGGATGTCAGAAGAGCAGTTGGTTGAACTCAGAGCTGTTATCAAGCACTTTGTTAGTGAACGTAAATATGATGAGGCTCTGGGACGAGTGCCCCGATTCACCTGTGACGTAGAGACCCTGAAGAAGAACACTGATTCATTTGGACAAGTATCCCATCCAAAGAACAGCTATTCAACGTGATCTCGGCGTAGCCTGGTTACATCTATGTCTGAGTAACCCGTGTGATGCCCCTGCTCCCAGCCTTACAAGTGCTAACAAGAAAACCTCAGCACCGGGGGAGACGCCTACAACCACACCAAACTCCGGTGGCCGATCCTACCAGCTTCATCGAGAGGTACTGCCAGGAGGACAAGGCTACAGGCCACAAGGCCCACAGTCCAGTGACCCCACCAACCAAGGGCGACACGACAGCGTGGGCTGTTACAGAAACAGCTCATGGTATTCATCTGCTTCCAGGTACCAGAGTGCTCCACCCCAGGCACCAGGAAACGCTAGTGAATGGGGCCAGGCTCACTCTGCAGGGACCAATGGGACTGGAGCCAGCATGGAGCCCAGCCCACCCAAGCCCTCATTCAGGAAGGGGCTCCCCCAGTGCAAACCTAGGACCTCTCAGCCTGAAGCTGTGAACTCCTGAGGAAAATTCCAGccagtctctctcttctttcccacaCAATCCAACTTGGTAACTGGACTTTAGGAAACTTCTAGTTAGATTTAATAACAAAAAGAAGTTTACGCATATCACTTTTTATGCCATTCTAAATATTTTGCCATTctaaatattttggtttcttctctCCTCATTTCCTCTTTACCATTTTTGGAAGGGaagcttccccccaccccttgaCCTTTCCCAGTGATATGGATTGATTCTGATTGGTCATTTCCACCAGAAATCACGGGCAACTGTTGCCAGGTTTCCCAAGGGTAAGCAGTGTTCTTCCCGGGGCTCCAGGCCTTCCGGAGGCCTgaagaagccttcctcagccaacCCGACTGTCCAAGCGTTCAGGAGGAGATGGATCACAGCTGGTTTTGCTGCCTTTCTGTCTAAGCAGAAGCCACACGTGGCTGTCGGGTTCCGTGTAAACACCAGGAGAGGCAGCAAGGGGGCTGTGTACAGCCCTGAATTGGCCAGAAAAGGGGGAATTGAATAGGTGAAAATGGAAGAACCCTGGGACACACTTGAGAATCTGCCTGTGCTCCTAAACTGTGCGTGAGACTGACACTCAGATCGCGGTTTTAGACTCTCGATTGGCACCATGGCTTAACCTGTGGTTTCTTCCATATGCCCAAGCCTTGTTTTCTATTACCTTAGGCTGCAaaccgggagaaggcaatggcaccccactccagcactcttgcctggaaaatcccatggacggaggagcctggtgggctgcagtccatggggtcgctgagggtcagacatgactgagcgacttcactttcacttttcactttcatgcattagagaaggaaatggcaacccactccagtgttcttgcctggagaatcccagggaagggggaacctggtgggctgccgtctatggggtcacacagagtcagacacgactgaagtgacttagcagcagcaggctgcaaACCAGTCTAGGGAACTCTATGGGAAAGTAGCATCAATTCAAGGGAAAAAAGTATTTCTTCATTTCAGTGTTTGAagatttttgttgctattgttctcCCTCTTTCCTGATTCCCATTCTGACCCTGAACcaaatttatagcaatataatTAGTGTTAATCTAAGATGTCAACCATCCAAAAATTGCTGCAGTCAATCTTTAGagatgaataaattaaaacaattgcataaatgttaaaaaaaagatttaaaatacagGATAGACTAAAAAATGTATTGAACGTAAACACAAAGAAAGTGGGGGTCATGATATGAATTTCAGAATAAATCAGGACAACACATTTAATGGGGTAAAGGAGGCTTATTATACTGATAACTGCCATCCATTGTAAAAGCGTAGTACCCATAAATATTTAGGTACTGGGTAACAGCATGACAATGTTAGAATACAAGAGgtagaaaatgcaaagaaaaatgtcGGAACTCCAG contains these protein-coding regions:
- the LOC138091226 gene encoding LOW QUALITY PROTEIN: spermatogenesis-associated serine-rich protein 2-like (The sequence of the model RefSeq protein was modified relative to this genomic sequence to represent the inferred CDS: inserted 2 bases in 1 codon; substituted 1 base at 1 genomic stop codon), with translation MSRKQNQEDSPGFIFDLQSNTVLAQGGAFANMKGKINAVRAIVPNKSNSEIILVLQHFDNRVDKRVQAFMEGSASEVLKEWTVTGKETNKKKKSKPKPAAEPGNSIPDSNKSVSTQEEQSVPSSEKGDINGYQVNGAINDTESVDSLSEGMETLSIEARELEDPESATSEMLDRTGSMLENDVSDFEARSLTMPSTQNSQQNRNVAKSLSRTTIGPQLSNLGMEDIPLSFTNKKLGSNIEKSVKDLQRCTVSLARYRVVVKEEMGEMDASIKKVKQAFAELQTGCLMDWEVALLAEMDKEKGEIMEILPNRQKKAELLKKMTDVAVRMSEEQLVELRAVIKHFVSERKYDEALGRVPRFTCDVETLKKNTDSFGQVSHPKNSYSTXSRRSLVTSMXLSNPCDAPAPSLTSANKKTSAPGETPTTTPNSGGRSYQLHREVLPGGQGYRPQGPQSSDPTNQGRHDSVGCYRNSSWYSSASRYQSAPPQAPGNASEWGQAHSAGTNGTGASMEPSPPKPSFRKGLPQCKPRTSQPEAVNS